One genomic region from Thunnus maccoyii chromosome 16, fThuMac1.1, whole genome shotgun sequence encodes:
- the LOC121881540 gene encoding alcohol dehydrogenase 1 isoform X1: MATAGKVGIMQYVIKCKAAVAWEPNKPLVIEDIEVAPPQANEVRIKIVATGVCHTDLYHLFEGMHKKGFPAVLGHEGAGIVESVGPGVTEFQPGDKVIPLFISQCKECRFCKSPKTNQCEKGWASDRYDVMAAEESRFTCKGKKVLQFMGTSTFSQYTVINQIAVAKIDPAAPLDKVCLLGCGVCTGFGAAVNTAKVEPGSTCAVFGLGAVGLAAVMGCKAAGAKRIIAVDINPEKFEKAKVFGASEFVNPKDHSKPISQVLSEMTNGGVDYSLECVGNVGVMRSALESCMKAWGVSVLVGWTDVADITARPIQLIAGRTWKGSLFGGFKSKDGVPEMVKAYLDKKVKLDEFITHKMTLDQVNDAIELMKHSKCIRTVLSVSPQ; the protein is encoded by the exons ATGGCCACAGCTGGTAAGGTAGGTATAATGCAATAT GTCATCAAGTGCAAGGCAGCAGTGGCCTGGGAGCCCAACAAGCCTTTGGTGATTGAGGATATTGAGGTAGCCCCACCCCAGGCCAACGAGGTCCGCATCAAG ATCGTGGCGACCGGGGTTTGCCACACAGACCTCTACCACCTGTTTGAGGGTATGCATAAAAAGGGTTTCCCAGCAGTCCTTGGCCATGAGGGAGCCGGCATCGTAGAGAGTGTGGGGCCCGGAGTCACTGAATTTCAGCCAG gaGACAAGGTGATCCCTCTGTTTATCTCACAATGTAAAGAATGTCGCTTCTGTAAGAGTCCTAAGACCAACCAGTGTGAGAAAGGATG GGCTTCTGATCGTTATGATGTGATGGCAGCAGAAGAATCCAGGTTTACCTGTAAGGGCAAGAAGGTGCTGCAGTTCATGGGAACCAGCACCTTCTCTCAGTACACTGTGATTAACCAGATTGCTGTGGCGAAGATCgaccctgctgctcctctggaCAAAGTCTGTCTCCTCGGCTGTGGGGTCTGCACAGGATTTGGAGCAGCAGTTAATACTGCTAAG GTGGAACCGGGCTCCACATGTGCTGTGTTTGGTCTGGGAGCTGTGGGTTTGGCTGCAGTAATGGGCTGCAAGGCTGCAGGAGCCAAGAGGATTATTGCTGTCGATATAAACCCAGAGAAGTTTGAGAAGGCCAAGGTGTTTGGCGCCTCTGAATTTGTGAACCCCAAGGATCACAGCAAACCCATTAGCCAAGTGCTGTCTGAGATGACCAATGGAGGAGTGGACTACTCCCTGGAGTGTGTCGGGAATGTGGGAGTCATG CGCAGTGCATTGGAGTCCTGTATGAAAGCCTGGGGTGTCAGCGTATTGGTTGGCTGGACAGACGTAGCCGACATTACTGCCCGACCCATTCAGCTCATCGCTGGACGCACATGGAAGGGCTCCCTGTTTGGAG GCTTTAAGAGTAAGGATGGCGTGCCCGAGATGGTTAAAGCCTACCTGGACAAGAAGGTGAAGCTGGATGAGTTCATCACTCACAAGATGACCTTGGACCAGGTCAATGATGCCATTGAACTGATGAAGCACAGCAAATG CATCCGGACAGTCCTGAGTGTTTCTCCACAATAA
- the LOC121881540 gene encoding alcohol dehydrogenase 1 isoform X2 → MATAGKVIKCKAAVAWEPNKPLVIEDIEVAPPQANEVRIKIVATGVCHTDLYHLFEGMHKKGFPAVLGHEGAGIVESVGPGVTEFQPGDKVIPLFISQCKECRFCKSPKTNQCEKGWASDRYDVMAAEESRFTCKGKKVLQFMGTSTFSQYTVINQIAVAKIDPAAPLDKVCLLGCGVCTGFGAAVNTAKVEPGSTCAVFGLGAVGLAAVMGCKAAGAKRIIAVDINPEKFEKAKVFGASEFVNPKDHSKPISQVLSEMTNGGVDYSLECVGNVGVMRSALESCMKAWGVSVLVGWTDVADITARPIQLIAGRTWKGSLFGGFKSKDGVPEMVKAYLDKKVKLDEFITHKMTLDQVNDAIELMKHSKCIRTVLSVSPQ, encoded by the exons ATGGCCACAGCTGGTAAG GTCATCAAGTGCAAGGCAGCAGTGGCCTGGGAGCCCAACAAGCCTTTGGTGATTGAGGATATTGAGGTAGCCCCACCCCAGGCCAACGAGGTCCGCATCAAG ATCGTGGCGACCGGGGTTTGCCACACAGACCTCTACCACCTGTTTGAGGGTATGCATAAAAAGGGTTTCCCAGCAGTCCTTGGCCATGAGGGAGCCGGCATCGTAGAGAGTGTGGGGCCCGGAGTCACTGAATTTCAGCCAG gaGACAAGGTGATCCCTCTGTTTATCTCACAATGTAAAGAATGTCGCTTCTGTAAGAGTCCTAAGACCAACCAGTGTGAGAAAGGATG GGCTTCTGATCGTTATGATGTGATGGCAGCAGAAGAATCCAGGTTTACCTGTAAGGGCAAGAAGGTGCTGCAGTTCATGGGAACCAGCACCTTCTCTCAGTACACTGTGATTAACCAGATTGCTGTGGCGAAGATCgaccctgctgctcctctggaCAAAGTCTGTCTCCTCGGCTGTGGGGTCTGCACAGGATTTGGAGCAGCAGTTAATACTGCTAAG GTGGAACCGGGCTCCACATGTGCTGTGTTTGGTCTGGGAGCTGTGGGTTTGGCTGCAGTAATGGGCTGCAAGGCTGCAGGAGCCAAGAGGATTATTGCTGTCGATATAAACCCAGAGAAGTTTGAGAAGGCCAAGGTGTTTGGCGCCTCTGAATTTGTGAACCCCAAGGATCACAGCAAACCCATTAGCCAAGTGCTGTCTGAGATGACCAATGGAGGAGTGGACTACTCCCTGGAGTGTGTCGGGAATGTGGGAGTCATG CGCAGTGCATTGGAGTCCTGTATGAAAGCCTGGGGTGTCAGCGTATTGGTTGGCTGGACAGACGTAGCCGACATTACTGCCCGACCCATTCAGCTCATCGCTGGACGCACATGGAAGGGCTCCCTGTTTGGAG GCTTTAAGAGTAAGGATGGCGTGCCCGAGATGGTTAAAGCCTACCTGGACAAGAAGGTGAAGCTGGATGAGTTCATCACTCACAAGATGACCTTGGACCAGGTCAATGATGCCATTGAACTGATGAAGCACAGCAAATG CATCCGGACAGTCCTGAGTGTTTCTCCACAATAA
- the LOC121881541 gene encoding alcohol dehydrogenase 1-like, which yields MATAGKVIKCKAAVAWEPNKPLVIEDIEVAPPQANEVRIKIVATGVCRTDLNHLLGMHKKGFPAILGHEGAGMVESVGPGVTEFQPGDKVIPLTISQCRECRFCKSPKTNQCEKGWASNRYDVMAAEDSRFTCKGKKVLQFLGTSTFSQYTVINQIAVAKIDPAAPLDKVCLLGCGVCTGFGAAVNTAKVEPGSTCAVFGLGAVGLAAVMGCKAAGAKRIIAVDINPEKFEKAKVFGASEFVNPKDHSKPISQVLSEMTNGGVDYSLECVGNVGVMRSALESCMNAWGVSVLVGWTEVGDITARPIQLIAGRTWKGSMFGGFKSKDGVPEMVKAYLDKKVKLDEFITHKMTLDQVNDAIELMKHSKCIRTVLSVSPN from the exons ATGGCCACAGCTGGTAAG GTCATCAAGTGCAAGGCAGCAGTGGCCTGGGAGCCCAACAAGCCTTTGGTGATTGAGGATATTGAGGTAGCCCCACCCCAGGCCAACGAGGTCCGCATCAAG ATCGTGGCGACCGGGGTTTGCCGCACAGACCTCAACCACCTGTTGGGCATGCATAAAAAGGGTTTCCCAGCAATCCTCGGTCATGAGGGAGCCGGCATGGTAGAGAGCGTGGGACCTGGAGTCACTGAATTTCAGCCAG gaGACAAGGTGATCCCTCTGACCATCTCACAATGTAGAGAATGTCGCTTCTGTAAGAGTCCTAAGACAAACCAGTGTGAGAAAGGATG GGCTTCTAATCGTTATGATGTGATGGCAGCAGAAGACTCCAGGTTTACCTGTAAGGGCAAGAAGGTGCTGCAGTTCCTGGGAACCAGCACCTTCTCTCAGTACACTGTGATTAACCAGATTGCTGTGGCGAAGATCgaccctgctgctcctctggaCAAAGTCTGTCTCCTCGGCTGTGGGGTCTGCACAGGATTTGGAGCAGCAGTTAATACTGCTAAG GTGGAACCAGGCTCCACATGTGCTGTGTTTGGTCTGGGAGCTGTGGGTTTGGCTGCAGTAATGGGCTGCAAGGCTGCAGGAGCCAAGAGGATTATTGCTGTTGATATAAACCCAGAGAAGTTTGAGAAGGCCAAGGTGTTTGGCGCCTCTGAATTTGTGAACCCCAAGGATCACAGCAAACCCATTAGCCAAGTGCTGTCTGAGATGACCAATGGAGGAGTGGACTACTCCCTGGAGTGTGTCGGGAATGTGGGAGTCATG CGCAGTGCATTGGAGTCCTGTATGAATGCCTGGGGTGTCAGCGTATTGGTTGGCTGGACAGAGGTAGGCGACATTACTGCCCGACCCATTCAGCTCATCGCCGGACGCACATGGAAGGGCTCCATGTTTGGAG GCTTTAAGAGTAAGGATGGTGTGCCCGAGATGGTTAAAGCCTACCTGGACAAGAAGGTGAAGCTGGATGAGTTCATCACTCACAAGATGACCTTGGACCAGGTCAATGATGCCATTGAACTAATGAAGCACAGCAAATG CATCCGAACTGTCCTGAGTGTTTCTCCAAATTAA
- the LOC121880833 gene encoding alcohol dehydrogenase class-3 chain L: protein MATTGKVIRCRAAVAWEAGKPLVMEEVEVAPPKAGEVRLKIVATGICHTDSYTLSGSDPEGVFPVVLGHEGAGIVESVGEGVTKFQTGDTVIPLYVPQCGECKFCKNPKTNLCQKIRLTQGKGLMPDGTTRFSCKGKSLFHFMGCSTFSEYTVVAEISLAKVNHKAPLDKVCLLGCGITTGYGAAINTAKVEARSTCAVFGLGALGLAAIMGCKAAGATRIIGIDLNPDKFKTAREFGATEVVNPKDHSKPIQEVLVEMTDGGVDYSFECVGNVAIMRAALEACHKGWGTSVIIGVAAAGQEISTRPFQLVTGRTWKGTAFGGYKSVDSVPKLVEEYMNKRLKVDEFVTHTLPFEKITDGFDLMHAGKCIRVVLQF from the exons ATGGCAACTACAGGGAAG GTAATCCGGTGCAGAGCTGCAGTAGCATGGGAGGCTGGGAAACCCCTCGTGATGGAGGAAGTGGAGGTGGCGCCTCCTAAAGCTGGAGAGGTTCGCCTCAAG ATTGTGGCCACAGGGATCTGTCACACTGACTCCTACACACTGAGTGGCTCCGACCCTGAGGGAGTCTTCCCTGTAGTGCTGGGCCACGAGGGTGCTGGTATTGTGGAGAGTGTCGGAGAGGGAGTCACCAAGTTTCAAACAG GGGACACTGTCATACCCCTGTATGTCCCACAGTGTGGAGAGTGCAAGTTCTGTAAGAACCCCAAAACCAACTTGTGTCAAAAGATCAG GCTCACTCAGGGTAAAGGCTTGATGCCAGATGGGACGACCCGTTTCTCCTGCAAGGGCAAGAGCCTCTTCCACTTCATGGGCTGCAGCACATTCTCTGAGTACACAGTGGTGGCTGAGATCTCCCTGGCCAAAGTGAACCACAAGGCCCCTCTGGACAAAGTGTGTCTGCTGGGCTGTGGCATCACCACTGGGTATGGAGCCGCTATAAACACTGCCAAG GTGGAGGCCAGGTCAACCTGTGCAGTGTTTGGCCTGGGAGCACTGGGCCTCGCAGCAATCATGGGCTGTAAAGCAGCCGGGGCCACCAGGATTATTGGAATTGATCTCAACCCCGACAAGTTTAAAACCGCTCGCGAGTTTGGAGCCACAGAGGTGGTGAACCCGAAGGACCACAGTAAGCCAATCCAAGAGGTCCTAGTAGAGATGACAGATGGAGGTGTGGACTACTCCTTTGAATGTGTGGGCAATGTGGCAATCATG AGGGCAGCCCTGGAGGCCTGCCATAAAGGATGGGGCACCAGCGTCATCATCGGTGTGGCAGCAGCCGGACAAGAGATTTCCACCCGACCCTTCCAGCTGGTGACTGGACGCACCTGGAAGGGCACTGCCTTTGGAG GTTACAAGAGTGTCGACAGTGTTCCCAAACTAGTGGAGGAGTATATGAACAAGAGGCTGAAAGTGGATGAATTTGTGACTCACACTCTGCCCTTTGAGAAGATCACCGACGGGTTTGATCTCATGCATGCTGGAAAATG CATTCGTGTCGTCCTCCAGTTCTAG